TTTAACACCTCTTTAAAAGTAAACGGTTTCAATAGTTTGTTGCTATTATTGTAACAAATCATTCACAAAAAAGACATAAATAATTCAATAAATAAACAAATCTTTTTTAGACGAAAAGCAGGGTAAGATGATATGCAGTGGAAAGGAATACAGTGTTTTAAAACAACTAGATACCTAATTTGCACTCCCTATACAAGACTTTTGTCTGAAATTATCTGTGACAAATATACTAATAAATGCTAGAATTTTTTCTATATGAATTATTAATTAGGAGGTGCTTACTTCATGTCATCTCTGAAATCAAGAGCGGCAGCAAATCTACAGAAAAAAGCCGAAAATAGGGCAAAAGAATTAAGAGACTTGATTGAAACAGGAAAGCTTAAAGAAAACCCAGGAGTAGTTAGAGAAAAGTTAGATGAATTTTTAGAGGATGACGAATATTTGCTTATCGTAGACAAAAATGGATGGAGTCATTTACATACGAATCGATTGCGAGAGGGTCACACTTTTAATGATGAAGTTGGTTTGAAAGCAGCACGAACTACAGAAGCTTTACTTCAATTATATCCCCGAAACACTGGAGAATTACTAATTGATGCGTCTTGTCCAATCGGCTCAAGCCCTGATGGGGAGTCATTTAATTTAAGAGTTGGAAGAGTGGCACATAAAAAACTGCTCGGTCCTGTTATATTCAGTTTAGCCTTTCTGCCTGTTCTTTTGTTTTTTTCGCTGCAAATTCTTTTATCCGGATCTAATGCATTGTGGTGGGCAGGTCTGATTACTATTATTCTTGCAGGAGGATTAGGGTTTTATTTCCACCGAATTCTCACATCTTCCCTACGACAGTGGTATACCGTTACAAGGGCAACATCAGCTGGAAAATTAAACGAACAGGTAAAAAATCAATCAAGAAGTGAATTTCATCAAATTGGCTTTGAGATTAACAAAATGGTAATCGGTATAAGAAATATGATAAAAGAAATTGATCATGCTGCACATTCTGTCAAAGAAATTAGTAATACACAAGAAAAAGAAACGATGGAACTTTCAGCAGGGTTTGAACAAACGGCCTCTGGGATGCAGGAATTTCAAGCTGGAGCGGAAAAT
This DNA window, taken from Alteribacillus bidgolensis, encodes the following:
- a CDS encoding methyl-accepting chemotaxis protein; this translates as MSSLKSRAAANLQKKAENRAKELRDLIETGKLKENPGVVREKLDEFLEDDEYLLIVDKNGWSHLHTNRLREGHTFNDEVGLKAARTTEALLQLYPRNTGELLIDASCPIGSSPDGESFNLRVGRVAHKKLLGPVIFSLAFLPVLLFFSLQILLSGSNALWWAGLITIILAGGLGFYFHRILTSSLRQWYTVTRATSAGKLNEQVKNQSRSEFHQIGFEINKMVIGIRNMIKEIDHAAHSVKEISNTQEKETMELSAGFEQTASGMQEFQAGAENQMSSLQTAQITMQEMMGNITNMKNGILEAVDQSEESSREAEKGKFAVDSSEEKMNHIQETVENSTIKIKFVTADADEMIKKVS